The Streptococcus mitis genome has a segment encoding these proteins:
- a CDS encoding LeuA family protein, with product MIYIQDNTIRDGMQQTSIKKDVATKKKVITEISKSKIHSVEIGMCDTIQDLNILKGYMRILRKDQSGVVLTRLIESSIDLAFQLYSMFPNTVIKLLVPVSKMHITEKLKTREDIYLKRLERILDYSKEKSLHVDMVLEDSTRANREFLFQVLDIVSNYEVGFVTLADTVGCSTPDEYGKMFSDIHSRFPALKLSAHCHNDLGLATANTVAAIMNHASQIETTFLGIGERAGNTSLDEVIAILQKKKFDEIDFDLQTVYQLSIKISDILEYDVAPTKPIIGKNVFVHESGIHQDGTMKNIEMYQYLLPNELGIPNSTNYTISGISSKKVLYRYFESLVGGDVNIDELISFYRKLSKITDKLSPEDCLELFKLERG from the coding sequence ATGATATACATTCAAGATAATACAATTAGAGATGGTATGCAGCAAACGTCGATTAAGAAAGATGTTGCAACTAAGAAAAAGGTTATTACTGAGATTAGTAAATCCAAAATTCATTCGGTTGAGATTGGTATGTGTGATACTATTCAAGATTTGAATATTTTAAAAGGCTATATGCGTATATTAAGAAAAGATCAATCTGGGGTAGTTTTAACTCGCTTGATTGAGAGTAGTATTGACTTAGCATTCCAGCTGTATAGTATGTTTCCTAATACGGTTATTAAACTACTGGTACCTGTTTCTAAGATGCATATAACCGAAAAATTAAAAACTAGAGAGGATATCTATCTAAAACGCTTAGAGAGAATTTTGGATTATTCTAAAGAAAAATCACTGCATGTAGATATGGTCTTAGAAGATTCAACACGTGCTAATAGAGAATTTTTATTCCAAGTATTAGATATTGTTTCAAACTATGAAGTAGGATTTGTAACTTTAGCAGATACTGTTGGATGTTCTACGCCAGATGAATATGGAAAAATGTTTAGTGATATTCATAGTAGATTTCCAGCTCTAAAGTTATCAGCGCATTGTCATAATGATTTAGGATTAGCAACAGCTAATACAGTAGCTGCGATTATGAATCATGCAAGTCAGATTGAGACAACCTTTTTAGGAATTGGGGAACGTGCTGGTAATACATCTTTAGATGAGGTGATTGCTATTTTACAAAAGAAGAAGTTTGATGAAATTGACTTTGATTTGCAGACTGTATATCAACTGTCTATAAAGATAAGTGATATTTTAGAGTATGATGTAGCACCCACTAAACCAATAATAGGGAAGAATGTCTTTGTACATGAATCAGGAATTCATCAAGATGGAACTATGAAAAATATTGAAATGTACCAGTATTTATTGCCGAATGAATTAGGAATTCCTAATTCCACTAATTATACAATTAGTGGAATATCTAGTAAAAAGGTTTTATATAGATATTTTGAATCGTTAGTAGGAGGTGATGTAAATATTGATGAACTAATAAGTTTTTATAGAAAATTGAGTAAAATTACTGATAAGCTTAGTCCAGAAGATTGTTTAGAATTGTTTAAATTAGAAAGAGGTTAA
- a CDS encoding LysR family transcriptional regulator, with product MNLDWYYTFLVLSKHLNYRKASEELFLTEPTLHQQIKKLEKHLQVQLFETVGRNLTLTAVGREFIEIAENLIQTYEQSIQKIRLQNKKQQFHIEIAVSPYIATYLLPQFLQEFFQRYPDIDISVSVLNSHIEQAIETNTFDIGIDREVPYSKKIISEQICEGKIALFYPKTTVKCDELQLFKNYKILSDNHPVYWENLKKEIIELVPEADFTTINDITVTAKLIEMNQGISFLPLYLKKTFTDKIAHLETTTVTTPVSFTYLMSRKASKAITIFNNAFKDFILKEQNFNLRIKGH from the coding sequence ATGAACTTAGATTGGTATTACACTTTTTTGGTATTATCAAAACATCTCAATTATCGTAAAGCTAGCGAAGAGCTATTTCTTACCGAACCAACACTACATCAACAAATTAAGAAATTAGAAAAGCACCTTCAAGTTCAACTTTTCGAAACAGTGGGAAGAAACTTGACACTAACTGCTGTTGGAAGAGAATTTATAGAGATTGCTGAAAATCTTATACAAACCTATGAGCAAAGTATTCAAAAGATTAGGCTACAAAATAAAAAACAACAATTTCATATAGAAATAGCCGTATCTCCTTACATTGCCACATACCTTTTACCACAATTTTTACAGGAATTCTTTCAGCGCTATCCAGATATTGATATCTCTGTATCCGTGCTAAATAGCCATATTGAACAAGCTATTGAAACGAATACATTCGATATTGGTATTGATAGAGAAGTTCCATATAGTAAAAAAATCATATCCGAACAAATTTGTGAAGGAAAGATTGCCCTCTTTTATCCTAAAACAACAGTAAAATGCGACGAATTACAATTATTTAAAAACTATAAAATATTATCCGATAACCACCCCGTCTATTGGGAAAATCTAAAAAAAGAAATCATTGAGCTAGTTCCAGAAGCCGATTTCACTACTATCAATGATATTACAGTAACTGCCAAACTAATAGAAATGAATCAAGGCATTTCCTTTCTGCCCCTTTACTTAAAAAAGACTTTTACAGATAAGATTGCTCATCTTGAAACCACTACAGTAACCACCCCCGTTTCTTTTACTTACTTAATGAGCAGAAAAGCTTCTAAGGCTATCACTATTTTCAATAATGCGTTTAAGGACTTTATTTTAAAGGAGCAAAATTTTAATTTAAGAATCAAAGGTCACTGA
- a CDS encoding DUF3990 domain-containing protein: MGELSFSNQFSNTAVWYHGTTSTQVPSLKDGIDVCHSKRNCDFGIGFYVTSKFDQAVKWAQRKTKDELPFNPNVKPVVLSYQFQDSNDVETKIFEIDKEYFQFVYKNRLKLDAKVGINFHNFSAVFGPVLDGQVTRLKVTLDDYFKGVNSLEKTADILLGKYQGDTQLCICDQKIANKLILVEEDTI, translated from the coding sequence ATGGGAGAGTTAAGCTTTAGTAATCAATTTAGCAACACAGCCGTTTGGTATCACGGAACGACATCTACTCAGGTTCCATCTTTAAAAGATGGAATAGATGTTTGTCATAGTAAACGGAACTGTGATTTTGGTATAGGATTTTATGTGACATCTAAATTTGATCAGGCTGTTAAATGGGCTCAGCGAAAAACAAAAGATGAACTTCCTTTTAATCCAAACGTAAAGCCTGTTGTTTTAAGTTATCAGTTTCAAGATTCTAATGATGTTGAAACGAAGATTTTTGAAATTGATAAAGAATACTTTCAGTTTGTTTATAAAAATAGATTGAAGTTAGACGCTAAGGTTGGAATTAATTTTCATAATTTTTCAGCAGTATTTGGCCCAGTTCTTGATGGTCAAGTTACTCGTTTGAAAGTCACTTTAGATGACTATTTCAAGGGAGTAAATTCCTTAGAAAAAACCGCTGATATTCTTTTGGGAAAATATCAGGGTGATACACAACTTTGTATATGTGATCAAAAAATTGCAAATAAACTAATCTTAGTTGAGGAGGACACGATATGA
- a CDS encoding thrombospondin type 3 repeat-containing protein codes for MEAIYQRDSDQDGLTDAQELALGTNPLSADSDCDGRSDLVEVEEGTNPLEKDLQDMEQTSITEPTSVFMEMKQKISDMMESHYKEFIQALISIETGIENQQDLEDLYNYYMRTDAVSLLSSDLETSPQEVEMEIEL; via the coding sequence ATGGAAGCCATTTATCAACGTGATTCGGATCAAGATGGACTGACTGATGCTCAAGAATTGGCGCTAGGAACCAATCCTCTTAGCGCAGATTCTGATTGTGATGGTCGTTCAGATTTAGTGGAAGTAGAAGAAGGAACCAATCCCTTAGAAAAGGATTTACAAGACATGGAACAAACAAGTATAACTGAACCGACATCAGTATTTATGGAAATGAAACAAAAGATTTCAGATATGATGGAGAGTCACTACAAGGAATTTATACAGGCTCTGATTAGTATTGAAACAGGGATTGAAAACCAACAAGACCTTGAAGACTTATATAATTACTACATGAGAACAGATGCCGTTTCTCTTTTGTCTAGTGATTTAGAAACCAGTCCTCAAGAGGTTGAAATGGAGATAGAGTTGTAG
- a CDS encoding DEAD/DEAH box helicase family protein, which produces MEVKEILAMFRGTIPKDREKMDLFLRYQAQHFDEKWQDLVESFLIEEGKREEIAHVYSFEQDIVSFLEASSENNNQDLESYTRNFGQAGLGKLSQLSNFEKNLVLEVATYNLSTRFYIQSEKEKLEQLSELVFHQNQDVNLVNVYRVANNLSDRISRDIEEFLLMVDSKELKKEVLEIRFEEKEGDVLAYMGSELMATLDTVTDLVHREENYQQLPLTQKLKIITHFDEVKARSEKSKQVEESLSPSSEIEQEIEETNSFSNVDKIVEEALREYPIGSQVSYKGQVFQLVSIENAQLNDLVRLELFNDSNQLFEENPILYLNSLKEIEQVLSLVELEKEELEIEIESSSESQEIDLFSYLEEEKEKEKENEKETETLISGIEETDVSVQDFVFPDDLENFYPKTNREKIETNIAAINLVKRLEKEGRQANPEEQELLAKYVGWGGLANEFFDELNPKYETERLTLRGLVSKSEYSTMKQSSLTAYYTDPMIIRQIWQKLLDDGFEGGRILDPSMGTGNFFAAMPRSIREKSELYGVELDSVTGTIAKQLHPNVHIEVRGFEEVPYQNNSFDLVLTNVPFGNFRIADKNYDKPYMIHDYFVKHSLDLVRDGGQVSIISSIGTMDKRTDNVLQEIKANTHFLGGVRLPDTTFKKIAGTRVTTDLLFFQKDQAKNLNEDELVFSGSIPFEEDKRVWINPYFDGKYNTQVLGEYEVRNFNGGTLNVKGVSETLSTDIMKALENVEAPKQIDNSLKAPVFIQEEVDHSIPSRIRENLALYSFGYEGNQIYYRDTHGIRKSSKVDEISYYVDEKGDFKAWDSSLSEHKIDRFVQLHLTDEEALDVYKSEEASKRGKYKGLFKKTVFYESPLSDKDISRIKGMVDLRETYQALIEIQRRPDYSRPDFQILLSKLNHDYDRFVSQFGYLNASVNRNLFDSDDKYSLLASLEDEYIDSKDQKVKYKKSLAFDKALVRPERVITRVSTALDALNSSLSDGRGVDLDYMVSIYPEHSQAAILDELGDQILMDPESYLRGERKYLSKNQFLSGDILNKIEVVQLLVEENNQECDWNHALDLLESVRPPRIHLADIEFKIGSRWIPQSVYGKFAFECFTNREFELSSPDVEQVIEVNPVDGQVHLRTSFAYRYPSAKDSSLGVSGSRYDTGRKIFENLLNSNQPTITMTVTEGEKKKTITDLEKTSVLRAKEQHLQELFQDFVSRYPDVQQVIEESYNRLYNRTVSREYDGSHLVIDGLAQNISLRPHQENAIQRIVEEKRALLAHEVGSGKTLTMLGAGFKLKELGMVHKPLYVVPSSLSAQFGQEIMKFFPTKKVFVTTKKDFVKARRKQFVSRIITGDYDAIVIGDSQFEKIPVSKERQMNYIEDKLNELREIKTHSENKYTVKEAEQSISGLEKQLEELQRFNRDSFIDFENLGIDFLFVDEAHHFKNIRPITGLGNVAGITNTTSKKNVDMEMKVRQIQEEHDFKNIVFATGTPVSNSISELYTMMNYIQPDILKRYQVDYFDSWVGAFGEIQNSMELAPTGDKYQPKKRFKKFVNLPELMKIYKETADIQTQDMLDLPVPEAHIIPIESELTENQKLYLEELVMRSDMVKCGTVDPSQDNMLKITGEARKLAIDMRLLDSSYSLADNHKLLQVVDNVERIYREGMGNKATQMIFSDIGTPKKKDNGFDVYSEIKALLVDRGIPSKEIAFVHDANSDEKKNSLSRKVNAGEVRILLASTEKGGTGLNVQSKMKAVHHLDVPWRPSDIQQRNGRIIRQGNENKEVDIYHYITKGSFDNYLWATQENKLRYIKQIMTSKEPIRAAEDIDEQTMTASDFKALATGNPYLKYKMELENDLTLLENQRRAFQRSKDHYRHTISYCEENMPILEKRLSKYEGDIQQSEMSKDQAFSMTVGKQAFDQRSEAGESLHRFIRHNQADSKEFRTLASYRGFDIKMLSLPTNQPLPETFSVKIVGENQYSVSLDLYSPLGTIQRLQHTIDHIKEDQVKTQNLLDELKDKWTTAKVEIEKNFPKEEDYQTKKAEYDVLAPLIETETDLDIIDQALRQLHEKGKGKEKQEQLSFELD; this is translated from the coding sequence ATGGAAGTAAAGGAAATATTAGCTATGTTTCGTGGAACAATTCCAAAAGATAGAGAGAAAATGGACCTATTTCTTCGTTATCAAGCGCAACATTTTGATGAGAAATGGCAGGATTTGGTAGAGAGTTTTTTGATTGAAGAAGGCAAGAGAGAAGAGATAGCTCATGTCTATTCTTTTGAACAAGATATTGTTTCTTTTCTAGAGGCCAGTTCTGAAAATAATAATCAAGATTTAGAAAGTTACACAAGAAATTTTGGACAAGCAGGTCTAGGTAAATTATCCCAATTAAGTAATTTTGAGAAAAACTTGGTGCTAGAAGTCGCAACCTATAATCTTTCCACTCGATTTTACATCCAATCTGAAAAAGAAAAGCTAGAACAACTAAGTGAGCTTGTATTTCATCAGAATCAGGATGTCAATTTAGTCAACGTCTATCGAGTTGCGAATAATCTATCTGACCGTATTAGTAGAGATATAGAGGAATTTCTTCTAATGGTTGACTCAAAAGAGCTTAAAAAAGAAGTTCTTGAGATTCGTTTTGAAGAAAAAGAGGGAGATGTTCTAGCCTATATGGGTTCAGAATTGATGGCTACTTTAGATACAGTTACGGATCTTGTTCATCGTGAAGAAAACTACCAACAACTCCCACTGACACAAAAGCTGAAGATTATTACTCATTTTGATGAGGTAAAGGCTAGAAGCGAAAAATCAAAGCAAGTAGAAGAATCCTTATCTCCTTCAAGTGAAATTGAACAGGAAATAGAAGAAACTAACTCTTTTTCTAATGTCGATAAAATTGTAGAAGAAGCTTTGAGGGAATATCCGATTGGTTCACAAGTAAGTTATAAAGGACAAGTATTTCAGTTGGTTTCGATTGAAAATGCACAGTTAAATGACTTAGTTCGCCTAGAGCTATTCAATGATTCCAACCAGTTATTTGAAGAGAATCCTATCTTATACTTGAACAGTTTGAAAGAGATTGAACAAGTATTGTCTCTTGTAGAACTTGAGAAAGAAGAATTAGAGATTGAGATTGAATCATCAAGTGAAAGTCAGGAAATAGATTTGTTTTCCTATTTGGAAGAAGAAAAAGAAAAAGAAAAAGAAAATGAAAAGGAAACAGAAACTCTAATTTCAGGTATAGAAGAGACGGATGTCTCTGTTCAAGATTTTGTTTTTCCAGATGATTTAGAGAACTTTTATCCTAAGACAAATCGAGAAAAAATTGAAACGAATATCGCCGCAATTAATCTTGTTAAAAGATTAGAAAAAGAGGGAAGACAAGCGAATCCAGAAGAACAAGAACTACTAGCCAAGTATGTTGGCTGGGGTGGCCTTGCCAATGAATTTTTCGACGAACTCAATCCAAAGTATGAAACAGAACGTTTAACTCTTAGGGGCTTAGTAAGTAAATCAGAATACTCGACCATGAAACAAAGTTCTCTCACAGCCTATTATACAGACCCAATGATTATTCGCCAGATTTGGCAAAAATTACTGGATGATGGTTTTGAGGGAGGAAGAATTTTAGATCCTTCTATGGGGACTGGGAACTTCTTTGCGGCGATGCCTAGAAGTATACGAGAGAAATCAGAACTCTATGGAGTTGAGTTAGACAGTGTGACAGGCACAATCGCAAAACAACTCCATCCAAATGTCCACATTGAAGTGCGAGGATTTGAAGAGGTTCCCTATCAAAATAATAGTTTTGATTTAGTCTTAACGAATGTTCCATTTGGAAATTTTCGCATTGCAGATAAAAACTATGATAAACCTTATATGATTCATGATTACTTTGTCAAACACTCACTTGATTTAGTAAGAGATGGAGGACAAGTGTCGATTATCTCTTCTATCGGGACAATGGATAAGCGGACAGATAATGTCTTACAAGAGATTAAAGCCAACACTCATTTTTTAGGGGGAGTTCGTTTGCCGGATACGACTTTTAAAAAGATTGCAGGTACTCGAGTGACCACAGACCTCCTCTTCTTTCAAAAGGATCAAGCAAAGAATCTTAATGAAGATGAGCTTGTCTTTAGTGGCTCTATTCCCTTTGAGGAGGATAAGCGTGTCTGGATCAATCCTTATTTTGATGGGAAATACAACACACAAGTTTTGGGTGAATATGAGGTACGTAATTTTAATGGAGGAACCCTCAATGTTAAGGGGGTATCAGAAACATTATCTACTGACATAATGAAAGCATTAGAGAATGTTGAAGCACCTAAACAAATTGACAATTCTTTGAAAGCACCTGTTTTTATCCAAGAAGAAGTGGATCATTCTATCCCAAGTCGTATACGTGAGAACTTAGCGCTCTATTCTTTTGGATATGAGGGAAATCAAATTTATTACCGAGATACGCATGGCATTCGGAAAAGTTCAAAAGTAGACGAAATTAGTTATTATGTAGACGAGAAGGGAGATTTTAAAGCTTGGGACAGTTCTTTGTCTGAACATAAAATAGACCGATTCGTGCAACTCCATTTGACAGATGAGGAAGCACTAGATGTATACAAGTCGGAAGAAGCGAGTAAAAGAGGGAAATATAAGGGACTGTTCAAAAAAACTGTCTTTTATGAAAGTCCCTTATCGGATAAGGATATTAGTCGCATTAAGGGCATGGTTGATTTGAGAGAGACCTATCAAGCCTTAATTGAAATTCAACGTCGTCCAGATTATAGTCGTCCAGATTTTCAGATATTACTTAGTAAACTCAATCATGACTATGACCGTTTTGTAAGTCAATTTGGATACTTGAATGCCTCAGTCAATCGGAACTTATTTGATAGTGACGATAAGTATTCCTTACTAGCTAGTTTAGAAGATGAATACATTGATTCTAAAGATCAGAAAGTAAAATATAAAAAATCTTTAGCCTTTGATAAAGCATTGGTTAGGCCAGAGAGAGTGATTACAAGAGTTTCAACGGCTCTAGATGCCTTAAACTCCAGTTTATCGGATGGTAGAGGAGTTGATTTAGACTATATGGTATCAATTTATCCCGAACATAGCCAAGCTGCTATTTTAGATGAGTTAGGAGACCAGATTTTAATGGATCCAGAAAGCTATTTAAGAGGGGAAAGAAAATATCTTTCTAAGAACCAGTTTTTATCAGGAGATATTCTCAACAAGATAGAAGTAGTTCAACTATTAGTGGAGGAAAATAACCAAGAATGTGATTGGAACCATGCTTTAGATTTGTTAGAATCTGTTCGTCCTCCACGGATTCATCTGGCAGATATTGAGTTCAAAATAGGGTCACGTTGGATTCCTCAATCCGTTTATGGTAAATTTGCCTTTGAATGTTTTACCAATCGTGAATTTGAATTGTCTTCGCCAGATGTTGAACAAGTCATTGAAGTGAATCCTGTCGATGGCCAGGTTCATTTAAGGACATCATTTGCTTATCGCTATCCAAGTGCCAAAGATAGTAGTCTTGGAGTTAGTGGGTCACGTTATGATACAGGAAGAAAGATTTTTGAGAATTTACTAAATTCAAACCAACCGACGATTACTATGACAGTTACGGAAGGAGAAAAGAAAAAGACTATCACAGATTTGGAAAAAACCTCTGTTCTAAGAGCAAAAGAGCAGCATTTACAAGAACTCTTTCAAGACTTTGTCTCACGGTATCCAGACGTCCAACAAGTCATTGAAGAAAGTTACAATCGTCTTTATAATCGAACGGTTAGTCGAGAGTATGACGGTAGCCATCTAGTCATTGATGGCTTGGCACAAAACATCAGTCTTCGTCCTCACCAAGAGAATGCCATTCAAAGAATCGTTGAAGAAAAAAGAGCCTTGTTAGCTCATGAGGTAGGTTCAGGAAAGACCTTGACTATGCTTGGTGCTGGGTTTAAATTAAAGGAGTTGGGGATGGTTCATAAGCCCTTGTATGTGGTGCCCTCTAGTTTGTCTGCTCAATTTGGCCAAGAGATCATGAAATTTTTCCCTACTAAAAAAGTCTTTGTGACTACTAAGAAAGATTTTGTGAAGGCGAGAAGAAAACAATTTGTTTCACGTATTATTACAGGAGATTACGATGCCATTGTCATTGGGGATTCTCAATTTGAAAAAATCCCTGTCAGTAAGGAAAGACAGATGAACTATATTGAGGATAAACTCAATGAACTACGAGAGATTAAAACACATTCTGAAAATAAGTATACCGTTAAAGAAGCAGAGCAATCAATAAGTGGTCTAGAGAAACAATTGGAAGAACTCCAACGCTTTAATCGTGATAGTTTTATTGATTTTGAGAACTTAGGAATTGATTTTCTCTTTGTGGATGAAGCACATCACTTTAAAAATATTCGTCCCATTACTGGACTTGGAAATGTAGCAGGGATTACTAATACAACGTCTAAGAAAAATGTGGATATGGAAATGAAGGTTCGACAGATTCAGGAAGAACATGATTTTAAAAATATTGTCTTTGCGACAGGAACACCTGTTTCCAATTCTATTAGTGAGTTATACACTATGATGAACTACATTCAACCCGATATCTTAAAACGCTATCAAGTTGATTATTTTGACTCTTGGGTAGGTGCTTTTGGAGAAATTCAAAACTCTATGGAATTAGCTCCTACAGGGGATAAGTACCAACCTAAGAAACGATTTAAAAAGTTTGTCAATCTACCTGAGTTGATGAAAATCTATAAAGAAACAGCCGACATTCAAACACAAGATATGTTGGATTTACCTGTTCCAGAAGCTCATATTATCCCTATTGAGAGTGAGTTAACTGAAAACCAGAAACTCTATCTAGAAGAATTAGTTATGAGGTCAGATATGGTCAAATGTGGAACAGTTGATCCGAGTCAGGATAACATGTTAAAGATAACAGGTGAGGCACGGAAACTAGCAATTGATATGCGTTTATTGGACTCTAGTTATAGTCTAGCAGACAATCACAAACTGCTTCAGGTAGTGGATAATGTTGAAAGAATTTATCGTGAGGGAATGGGAAATAAGGCTACTCAGATGATTTTTTCAGATATTGGCACACCTAAGAAAAAGGATAATGGTTTTGATGTCTATTCTGAGATTAAGGCTTTATTAGTTGATAGAGGAATCCCTAGTAAGGAAATTGCCTTTGTACATGATGCCAATAGTGATGAAAAGAAGAATAGTTTGTCTCGAAAAGTCAATGCAGGAGAGGTGCGGATTCTCCTTGCCTCAACTGAAAAAGGGGGAACAGGTTTAAATGTTCAGAGCAAGATGAAAGCAGTTCATCACCTGGATGTACCGTGGAGACCAAGTGACATTCAGCAACGCAATGGACGGATTATCCGACAAGGAAATGAAAACAAGGAAGTGGATATTTACCACTATATTACCAAAGGTTCGTTTGATAATTATCTATGGGCAACTCAGGAGAACAAACTCCGTTATATTAAGCAGATTATGACTTCTAAGGAGCCGATTCGTGCTGCAGAAGACATTGATGAACAGACTATGACAGCTTCTGATTTTAAGGCACTAGCAACAGGTAATCCTTATCTCAAATATAAGATGGAACTAGAGAATGATCTAACTCTATTAGAAAATCAAAGACGCGCCTTTCAACGCAGCAAGGATCACTATCGTCATACAATCTCCTACTGTGAAGAAAATATGCCCATTCTTGAGAAACGATTAAGCAAGTATGAAGGCGACATTCAACAGTCAGAAATGTCGAAAGACCAGGCATTTTCTATGACGGTAGGTAAGCAAGCTTTTGATCAACGATCTGAAGCAGGGGAATCCCTACACCGTTTTATCCGTCATAATCAAGCTGACAGCAAAGAATTCCGTACCCTAGCAAGCTATAGAGGATTTGACATTAAAATGCTTAGTCTTCCAACAAATCAACCTCTTCCTGAAACCTTCTCTGTTAAGATTGTAGGAGAAAATCAATATTCTGTCAGTTTAGATTTGTATTCTCCTTTAGGGACCATTCAAAGGCTTCAGCATACGATTGATCACATCAAGGAGGACCAAGTGAAAACTCAGAACTTATTGGATGAATTAAAGGATAAATGGACTACTGCTAAGGTAGAAATTGAGAAAAATTTTCCAAAGGAAGAGGATTATCAAACTAAAAAGGCCGAATACGATGTACTCGCGCCATTAATTGAAACAGAAACGGATTTAGATATTATTGATCAGGCCTTAAGACAACTCCACGAAAAAGGAAAAGGAAAAGAAAAGCAAGAACAACTTTCTTTTGAATTAGATTAA
- a CDS encoding DUF5962 family protein, producing the protein MMEDTYYQLEEALVQGFQTPEEYQAYKELKEHYEEVTGDYSFSKRELTSQLEISLQNHRSVDFEEHEKEEYLDLVQKLEEFDSSLATHYRQLID; encoded by the coding sequence ATGATGGAAGATACCTATTATCAATTAGAAGAGGCTTTGGTACAGGGATTTCAAACACCTGAAGAATACCAAGCCTACAAGGAGTTAAAGGAACATTATGAGGAAGTGACAGGCGATTACAGTTTTTCTAAACGAGAACTCACTAGTCAATTGGAAATCTCTCTTCAGAATCATCGAAGTGTGGACTTTGAAGAACATGAAAAAGAGGAGTATTTGGACTTAGTTCAAAAGCTAGAGGAATTTGATTCCTCTCTTGCCACCCATTATCGTCAATTGATTGACTAG
- a CDS encoding DUF5966 family protein, with translation MNDLLLIPVIFLAVGGILILLWRLFLIASGLFLIGFVSFLIFVEGYGIYLFFTEPSLYFDDIRQHGLTSFTAVYLFINLMLVLGFSWRFINSINKKKM, from the coding sequence ATGAATGATTTACTCCTTATCCCAGTAATTTTTTTAGCAGTAGGAGGAATTCTCATTCTTTTATGGAGACTCTTTCTTATTGCCAGTGGACTTTTCCTGATTGGTTTTGTCAGTTTTCTTATTTTCGTTGAGGGTTATGGAATTTATTTGTTCTTTACTGAACCTAGTTTATATTTTGATGATATCAGACAACATGGTTTAACTAGTTTTACGGCTGTGTACCTTTTCATCAATCTGATGTTGGTTCTAGGATTCAGTTGGCGCTTCATTAACTCCATAAATAAGAAAAAAATGTGA